One segment of Rutidosis leptorrhynchoides isolate AG116_Rl617_1_P2 unplaced genomic scaffold, CSIRO_AGI_Rlap_v1 contig260, whole genome shotgun sequence DNA contains the following:
- the LOC139882365 gene encoding uncharacterized protein produces the protein MWKDLQGRFSKTVFSRISDIQEEICTLKQGDLNVSDYYTKIRTLRDEFNYLRPILECECVIKCECKTLKIIADYYENDKIIKFLKGLNPIYAQTRSTIMILDPLPPLEKVYAIVSQYERQNILPQDVDESSIAAFSSAKGTKQHQINKKNQNPKAKLIRNHCGKKGHIEAECYRIIGFSPDFKFTKHASANLSSATKLKVT, from the coding sequence GATCTCTGATATCCAAGAAGAAATCTGCACTCTCAAACAAGGTGACCTAAATGTTTCTGATTATTACACAAAAATCAGGACACTACGGGATGAATTTAATTACTTAAGGCCAATTCTAGAATGTGAGTGTGTTATAAAATGTGAATGCAAGACACTGAAGATTATAGCAGACTACTATGAGAATGACAAAATCATCAAGTTCCTGAAAGGTTTGAATCCTATCTATGCTCAAACTAGATCAACCATAATGATACTAGATCCCCTCCCACCTCTTGAAAAGGTATATGCAATAGTTTCTCAGTATGAGAGGCAGAATATCTTACCACAAGATGTAGATGAATCATCCATTGCAGCTTTCTCCTCTGCAAAAGGAACAAAACAGCATCAAATCAACAAGAAGAATCAGAATCCAAAAGCAAAGCTCATCCGCAATCACTGTGGTAAGAAAGGACATATTGAAGCTGAGTGTTATAGAATTATAGGTTTTTCACCTGACTTCAAATTCACAAAGCATGCCTCTGCAAACCTGTCTTCTGCAACAAAACTTAAAGTGACATAG